CAACAACGTTGATCAGTCCAATCAGGAACGGCATCGCCATGAAGATAATCATGATCGTTCCATGTGTTGTGAATATTTCATTGTAATGCTGCGAGTTCAGGAACTCTGCATTATTTACCGTGAGCTGAGCACGCATAAGGAGTGCATCGACCCCTCCGCGGAAAAGCATCAAAATTGCGGCAATGATATACATAATCCCCAATTTTTTATGGTCAACCGAAGTCAGCCAGTTCGTCCATAGCCATTTCCATTTTTTGAAGTAGGAAAGGACGAAAATAATTGCAACTGTAGTAAGACCAATAGATACCTGAGCTCCCATAATAAGCGGGTCGTCAAGAATCAAATTGTTCTTGATAAATTCGAACATTGAATTTCCTCCTTTCCTATTTGGAGCCTAATTCTTCCCCGGTATCATTCTTTTCTTTTTCTTCGGTCTTTGAATGATGCTCCTGGTAAGTTACTCCGTATTTCTCACGGACTCTGATTGCATATTCAGGGTCCTTTGCGTGATCTACAAATCCTAAGTGAGTTGAGGAGAATGTCATCGGTTTCGCATCACCAGGGAACATTAATTTCTCATACTGCTCCTCTTTCAGTTCAGGAGCACTTTGGCTTTTCTTCACCCAGGCAGCGAAATCTTCCTCTGTTTGGGAGTAGACTTTAAAACGCTGTTTTGTAAATCCTTCACCTGTGAAGTTGGCATTGCGTCCTTCGTATACACCAGGCTCATCGGATTGAAGGTAAAGCTTCATTTCCATTTCTGACATAGCATATTTCTGTCCGCCTAGCTGAGGAATCCAGAATGATGCCATTGTGTCAGCAGATGTTAAACGGAATTCCAGCGGACGATCTTCAGGAATATAAAGCTGATTGACCGTTTCAATGTCTTCCTCCGGATAGCTGAAGATCCACTTCCAGTCTACAGATGTTGCATAAACGACAAGCGGCTTCTTATCCG
The Metabacillus sp. FJAT-52054 genome window above contains:
- the qoxA gene encoding cytochrome aa3 quinol oxidase subunit II gives rise to the protein MVNLLGKYLKPIILFGALMSVFLLGGCSQMAVLDPKGPVAAQQRDLIMLSIVFMLFIIAVVFVLFVLIIIKYRERPTNMGYEPPEMEGSKFLEIVWTVIPIIIVIALSIPTVQAIYSLEEIPESEHADKKPLVVYATSVDWKWIFSYPEEDIETVNQLYIPEDRPLEFRLTSADTMASFWIPQLGGQKYAMSEMEMKLYLQSDEPGVYEGRNANFTGEGFTKQRFKVYSQTEEDFAAWVKKSQSAPELKEEQYEKLMFPGDAKPMTFSSTHLGFVDHAKDPEYAIRVREKYGVTYQEHHSKTEEKEKNDTGEELGSK